In Caproicibacterium amylolyticum, a genomic segment contains:
- a CDS encoding DUF4314 domain-containing protein → MNNFPSREIVERIRKQYPVGCRVELLRMDDVQAPPIGTKGTVRYVDDLGSLGIAWDNGSSLQVVYGEDLCRKLGDTSDGQ, encoded by the coding sequence ATGAATAACTTTCCATCAAGAGAAATCGTTGAGCGAATCCGCAAGCAGTACCCGGTGGGCTGTCGTGTGGAGCTTCTCCGTATGGATGATGTCCAAGCGCCGCCAATCGGTACGAAAGGCACCGTGCGGTATGTGGACGACCTCGGCAGTTTGGGCATTGCGTGGGACAACGGCAGTTCGCTCCAAGTGGTCTACGGTGAGGATTTGTGCAGGAAACTGGG
- a CDS encoding virulence protein has protein sequence MQINYNVTGEKRKSLVGAISQELNVPIKYLGAPTFTYEVGSYHIDKNGTVTGPDNLDLENALHQQGFDTEEREYDEPDRLTIEMPRSAFTDAALENLKRLVESKTNLIKKALGTETLKLEITDDKVRFPWFEDGTDPDAVKACTHFVTALCDMAKTQQRVSATERPVDNEKYALRCFLLRLGFIGAEYKEERKILLSKLTGSSAFKNPVAGGADNE, from the coding sequence ATGCAAATTAACTACAATGTTACAGGAGAAAAACGCAAATCACTGGTCGGCGCAATCAGTCAGGAACTGAATGTTCCAATCAAATATCTCGGTGCGCCTACATTCACCTATGAAGTGGGCAGCTACCATATCGACAAGAATGGGACGGTCACAGGTCCCGACAATCTTGATTTGGAGAATGCCTTGCACCAACAGGGGTTTGACACCGAAGAACGCGAGTATGACGAACCCGACCGGCTGACCATCGAAATGCCCCGTTCGGCTTTTACCGACGCGGCGCTTGAAAACCTTAAGCGACTGGTGGAAAGCAAGACCAACCTTATTAAAAAGGCGCTCGGCACGGAAACACTCAAACTTGAAATAACAGATGACAAGGTGCGGTTTCCATGGTTTGAGGATGGTACAGACCCTGACGCAGTCAAGGCATGCACACATTTTGTCACAGCCTTATGTGACATGGCGAAAACACAGCAGAGGGTCAGTGCGACCGAAAGGCCTGTGGACAATGAAAAGTACGCACTCCGCTGCTTCCTTCTCCGGCTCGGCTTTATCGGTGCGGAGTATAAAGAGGAGCGCAAAATTCTGCTTTCAAAACTAACCGGCAGTTCTGCTTTCAAGAATCCGGTTGCGGGAGGTGCTGACAATGAATAA
- a CDS encoding DNA cytosine methyltransferase, with protein MGKLTLGSLFDGSGGFPLGGLLCGIEPLWSSEIEPFPIRVTTKRIPQMKRYGDISTLNGADLPPVDIITFGSPCTDMSVAGKRAGLDGSQSVLFYEAIRIIKEMRCKTDGRYPRYAIWENVPGAFSSNKGADFKAVLEAVVGIARPNAEVSVPENGRWPYADCYMGDGWSVAYRTVDAQFFGVPQRRRRIYLVADFTGGCAFEVLFERKGVSRDFAPRGASWQGTARNAEGGAGTSGDSVTCLNDQGGGFMSASDNVTATLRAEEHGHPPCVIQSNGFCTEHSAKSRSVGYEEERSPTLRAGVMPGVAIENHPTDSRIKISEDGKVQTLSGRMGTGGMNVPLTMQAYGICSDKSNSMLSENPLSGIYEAEISRTIDANGGNPGCNQGGIAVVALQGPMLGRKEKNRPQGSGINEDVSFSLTAADRHAVAYAMTTGYFSEVHEDMAATLMARDYKDMQIVNQPQYAVRRLTPTECARLQGFPDYWCSDLGTENPTEDEIAFWSEVWETHRKIIGASEKPKSRRQIIKWLKNPHSDAAEYKMWGNGVALPCVCFVLTGIVFMNH; from the coding sequence ATGGGTAAGCTCACCCTCGGTTCACTGTTTGATGGCTCCGGCGGATTTCCGCTCGGCGGTTTGCTCTGCGGTATCGAACCGCTCTGGTCAAGCGAGATTGAGCCGTTCCCGATACGGGTCACCACAAAGCGGATACCGCAGATGAAGCGCTACGGCGACATTTCCACTCTGAACGGAGCGGATTTGCCGCCGGTTGATATTATAACCTTCGGCTCGCCCTGTACCGATATGTCGGTCGCCGGGAAGCGAGCCGGTCTGGATGGAAGTCAATCCGTCCTTTTTTATGAAGCGATACGAATCATAAAAGAAATGAGGTGCAAAACCGATGGCCGATATCCAAGATACGCAATCTGGGAAAATGTTCCCGGCGCGTTCAGTTCAAATAAAGGCGCCGATTTCAAGGCGGTCCTCGAAGCGGTCGTCGGCATCGCCCGGCCGAACGCCGAGGTGTCTGTGCCAGAAAACGGCAGATGGCCTTACGCCGACTGCTATATGGGTGACGGATGGAGCGTTGCTTACCGAACTGTCGACGCGCAATTTTTCGGAGTGCCCCAACGCCGCCGCAGAATCTACCTTGTCGCAGATTTTACAGGCGGATGTGCCTTTGAAGTACTATTTGAGCGCAAAGGCGTGTCAAGGGATTTTGCGCCGCGCGGCGCTTCGTGGCAAGGAACTGCCCGAAATGCTGAGGGCGGCGCTGGAACATCAGGCGACAGCGTAACCTGCCTCAACGACCAGGGCGGCGGTTTTATGTCGGCTTCGGATAATGTCACAGCGACGCTCCGGGCTGAGGAACACGGGCATCCGCCCTGCGTCATACAGTCGAATGGCTTCTGCACTGAACACAGCGCAAAGAGCCGAAGTGTCGGTTATGAAGAGGAACGCTCTCCCACGCTTCGCGCCGGGGTTATGCCGGGTGTCGCAATTGAAAACCATCCGACGGACAGCCGCATCAAAATAAGTGAGGACGGCAAAGTCCAGACGCTTAGCGGTCGTATGGGAACAGGCGGCATGAATGTCCCGCTGACCATGCAGGCCTACGGCATCTGCTCCGACAAAAGCAACTCCATGCTGTCGGAAAATCCGCTCAGTGGTATCTATGAAGCGGAAATCTCGCGTACCATCGACGCCAACGGAGGAAACCCCGGCTGCAACCAAGGCGGCATCGCCGTTGTCGCGCTGCAAGGCCCTATGCTCGGCCGCAAAGAAAAGAACAGGCCGCAAGGCAGCGGCATCAATGAGGATGTGAGTTTTTCACTCACCGCCGCCGACCGTCATGCAGTGGCTTACGCCATGACAACAGGCTATTTTTCCGAAGTGCATGAGGACATGGCGGCGACGCTTATGGCGCGGGATTACAAGGATATGCAAATCGTGAATCAGCCGCAATATGCCGTCCGCAGGCTGACACCCACCGAGTGCGCCCGGCTTCAAGGCTTCCCGGATTACTGGTGTTCCGACCTTGGTACGGAAAATCCGACCGAGGATGAAATCGCATTCTGGTCTGAGGTCTGGGAAACGCACCGTAAAATCATCGGCGCAAGCGAGAAACCCAAAAGTCGCAGACAGATTATCAAATGGCTGAAAAATCCGCACTCCGACGCCGCCGAATATAAGATGTGGGGAAACGGCGTGGCTTTGCCCTGCGTCTGCTTTGTACTGACGGGCATTGTGTTTATGAACCATTAG
- a CDS encoding site-specific DNA-methyltransferase yields the protein MQIEKLKTDRLIPADYNPRKDLKPGDPEYEKLRRSIEQFGYVEPVIWNKITSHVVGGHQRLKVLLDMGITEVECVVVEMDAEKEKALNIALNKISGDWDKDKLALLIADLQGANFDVSLTGFDPGEIDDLFKDSLKDGIKDDDFDVDAELQKPAVTKPGDVWMLGRHRLVCGDSTTAGTFTALMDGKLANLVVTDPPYNVNYEGTAGKIKNDNMESGAFYGFLLAAFTNTEAAMAQDASVYVFHADTEGLNFRKAFSDAGFYLSGTCIWKKQSLVLGRSPYQWQHEPVLFGWKKKGKHNWYADRKQTTIWEFEKPKKNADHPTMKPIALLAYPIMNSSLTNCIVLDPFGGSGSTLIACEQSNRICFTIELDEKYCDVIVKRYIEQAGNADGVSVMRDGLSYKYGELPGVSVDG from the coding sequence ATGCAGATAGAAAAGCTGAAAACTGACCGTCTTATCCCAGCGGATTACAATCCCCGTAAAGACCTTAAGCCGGGCGACCCGGAGTACGAAAAGTTGAGACGCTCCATCGAGCAGTTCGGTTATGTTGAACCCGTTATATGGAATAAGATCACCTCTCATGTTGTCGGCGGTCACCAGCGTTTGAAGGTGCTGCTTGATATGGGCATCACCGAAGTCGAGTGCGTGGTGGTCGAGATGGACGCCGAAAAGGAAAAGGCGCTCAACATTGCGCTCAATAAAATCAGCGGTGACTGGGATAAAGACAAGCTGGCTCTCCTCATCGCCGACCTGCAGGGAGCAAACTTCGACGTATCACTTACGGGCTTCGACCCCGGAGAGATTGATGACCTTTTCAAGGATTCCTTGAAAGACGGTATCAAAGACGACGATTTTGATGTGGACGCGGAACTGCAAAAGCCCGCCGTCACAAAACCTGGTGATGTCTGGATGCTTGGCCGCCACCGGCTGGTCTGCGGCGACAGCACCACGGCAGGCACCTTTACCGCTCTGATGGACGGCAAGCTGGCAAATCTGGTTGTGACCGACCCGCCGTACAATGTGAACTATGAAGGAACGGCGGGTAAAATTAAAAACGACAATATGGAAAGCGGAGCGTTCTACGGTTTTCTGCTTGCGGCGTTTACGAACACCGAAGCGGCAATGGCGCAGGACGCTTCTGTTTATGTATTCCACGCCGACACAGAGGGACTCAATTTTCGCAAGGCATTCTCCGACGCGGGATTTTACCTCTCCGGGACTTGTATCTGGAAGAAGCAGTCCCTTGTTCTTGGGCGCTCGCCTTACCAATGGCAGCATGAACCCGTTCTCTTCGGTTGGAAAAAGAAAGGTAAGCACAACTGGTACGCGGACCGCAAGCAGACTACCATCTGGGAATTTGAGAAACCCAAGAAAAACGCCGACCACCCCACCATGAAGCCGATTGCGCTCCTGGCATATCCCATTATGAACAGCAGCCTCACAAACTGCATTGTGCTCGACCCCTTTGGCGGCAGCGGGTCTACACTCATTGCCTGCGAACAGTCCAACAGGATTTGCTTTACCATTGAGCTTGACGAAAAATACTGCGATGTCATTGTAAAACGGTACATTGAGCAGGCTGGGAATGCGGACGGTGTTTCCGTGATGCGCGACGGGCTGTCGTACAAATATGGTGAACTGCCGGGGGTGAGCGTTGATGGGTAA
- a CDS encoding P27 family phage terminase small subunit: MAKDGTNRGGARAGAGAKKKPIADKIAEGNPGGRKLTVMEFSDTANLQGQAMPEPNKMLEATQKDGKTLVASEIYKSTWQWLNERGCAALVSPQLLERYAMSVARWIQCEEAVTEYGFLAKHPTTGNAIQSPYVAMGQNYMNQTNRLWYEIFQIVKENCTGEYSDANPQDDVMERLLSARRGK, from the coding sequence TTGGCAAAGGATGGCACAAACCGTGGCGGCGCCCGCGCTGGTGCGGGTGCAAAAAAGAAACCGATAGCCGACAAAATCGCAGAAGGCAATCCCGGCGGCAGAAAGCTGACTGTCATGGAATTTTCGGACACAGCGAATTTGCAGGGTCAGGCGATGCCGGAGCCGAACAAAATGCTCGAAGCCACACAGAAGGATGGCAAGACGCTCGTCGCGAGTGAAATATACAAATCCACCTGGCAGTGGCTGAATGAGCGCGGCTGTGCCGCTCTCGTATCCCCGCAGTTACTGGAACGTTACGCCATGAGCGTGGCGCGTTGGATTCAATGCGAGGAAGCGGTTACCGAATATGGCTTTCTGGCGAAACACCCCACCACGGGCAACGCGATTCAAAGCCCTTATGTGGCAATGGGTCAGAACTATATGAACCAGACCAACCGCCTGTGGTATGAAATTTTCCAGATTGTGAAGGAAAACTGCACCGGCGAGTACAGCGACGCGAATCCGCAGGATGATGTGATGGAGCGGCTGCTCTCGGCAAGGCGAGGAAAATAA
- a CDS encoding HNH endonuclease, with protein sequence MPYRPKRPCSYPGCPNLTNGRFCEEHAKEEAKRYEHYQRDPVTRKRYGREWIRIRNQYIAAHPLCEQCRKHERITPAEEVHHIKPLSLGGTNDFDNLMALCTSCHSEITAREGGRWGR encoded by the coding sequence ATGCCATATCGACCCAAGCGACCGTGCTCTTACCCCGGATGCCCGAACCTGACGAACGGGCGGTTCTGCGAGGAACATGCTAAAGAAGAAGCCAAACGATACGAACATTACCAACGCGACCCGGTCACCCGCAAGCGTTACGGTCGTGAGTGGATACGCATCCGCAATCAGTACATTGCTGCCCATCCTCTCTGCGAACAGTGCCGCAAGCATGAACGTATCACACCCGCTGAGGAAGTACATCACATCAAGCCGCTCTCTCTGGGCGGCACCAATGATTTTGATAATCTTATGGCGCTTTGCACCTCCTGCCATTCGGAGATTACTGCCAGAGAAGGCGGACGCTGGGGGCGGTAG
- a CDS encoding DEAD/DEAH box helicase, with the protein MKYEPHEYQTFATNFILKHPIAAVLLEMGLGKSVITLTAIFDLTLDSFLIRKVLVIAPLRVARDTWPAEIDKWDHLRGLTYTVAIGSEAQRKTALLQKAQIYLINRENVDWLVNKSGLTFDYDMVVIDELSSFKAYSSKRFRALRKVRPSVKRMVGLTGTPSSNGLVDLWAEIGILDMGRRLGRYITHFRSSFFVPDKRNQQIVFSYKPKPGAEDEIYRLISDITISMKNTDYLKLPELVINEVSVRLSEEERQHYQTMKAEMVFSFKGKEIDAANAAALSGKLLQMANGAVYDGNGGVARIHDRKLDALEDLIEAANGKPVLIAYWFKHDLERILERFPTERLDSTDSIRRWNSGEISIAAIHPASAGHGLNLQAGGSTLVWFGLTWSLELYQQTNARLWRQGQKETVVIHHIIARDTIDEQVMAALKRKDKTQSALIDAVRANLEGI; encoded by the coding sequence ATGAAATACGAGCCACATGAGTATCAGACCTTCGCTACAAATTTCATCCTTAAGCATCCGATTGCGGCTGTCCTGCTGGAAATGGGCCTTGGTAAGAGTGTTATTACACTGACCGCCATCTTCGATTTGACTTTGGACAGCTTCCTGATTCGCAAGGTTCTGGTCATCGCCCCGCTGCGTGTCGCCCGTGATACATGGCCTGCTGAAATTGATAAATGGGATCATCTCCGCGGGCTGACCTATACGGTAGCAATCGGAAGTGAAGCCCAGCGGAAAACAGCACTCCTGCAGAAGGCTCAGATTTATCTGATCAACCGCGAAAATGTAGACTGGTTGGTAAATAAAAGCGGTTTGACATTTGACTACGATATGGTAGTAATCGACGAGCTTTCGTCCTTCAAAGCGTATTCTTCCAAACGATTCCGGGCGCTTCGGAAAGTCCGCCCCAGCGTAAAAAGGATGGTTGGTCTGACCGGAACGCCGTCTTCCAACGGTTTGGTCGATCTGTGGGCTGAAATCGGAATCCTAGATATGGGTCGGCGGCTTGGAAGGTATATCACGCATTTCCGCAGCAGCTTTTTTGTACCGGACAAACGCAATCAGCAGATAGTTTTCAGTTACAAACCGAAACCCGGCGCGGAAGATGAAATATATCGCCTCATCTCCGACATCACCATCAGCATGAAAAATACTGATTACTTGAAACTGCCAGAGCTAGTGATCAATGAGGTTTCTGTGCGGCTTTCCGAAGAAGAACGGCAGCACTACCAGACTATGAAGGCAGAAATGGTTTTTTCGTTCAAGGGCAAGGAGATTGACGCCGCCAACGCAGCAGCCCTGTCGGGCAAGCTGCTCCAGATGGCCAACGGCGCTGTGTATGATGGAAACGGAGGCGTTGCCCGCATCCATGACCGCAAACTGGACGCGCTGGAAGACCTCATTGAAGCGGCAAATGGCAAGCCTGTTCTGATTGCCTACTGGTTCAAGCATGATTTGGAGCGGATACTGGAACGATTCCCGACAGAACGGCTGGACAGCACCGACTCTATCCGGCGGTGGAACAGCGGCGAAATTTCCATAGCGGCAATCCATCCAGCTTCCGCGGGCCACGGGCTGAACCTGCAGGCGGGCGGCTCCACTCTCGTATGGTTCGGATTGACGTGGAGTCTCGAACTTTACCAACAGACCAACGCCCGCCTCTGGCGGCAGGGACAGAAGGAAACGGTGGTCATTCACCACATTATCGCCCGCGACACGATCGATGAGCAGGTGATGGCCGCTCTTAAACGAAAAGACAAAACCCAGTCCGCACTGATTGATGCGGTCAGGGCAAATTTGGAGGGAATTTAA
- a CDS encoding VRR-NUC domain-containing protein: MREKAIEAKLVKSVKVMGGIAPKFVSPGFDGMPDRLLLLPGRNFAFVEVKAPGMKPRPLQVKRKRQLEALGFSVYVINDEGQIGGMLNEIRAT; this comes from the coding sequence ATGCGTGAAAAAGCAATAGAAGCAAAACTGGTGAAGTCCGTAAAAGTCATGGGTGGCATCGCACCGAAATTCGTAAGCCCAGGTTTCGATGGAATGCCCGACCGTCTTCTGCTTCTGCCGGGTCGGAATTTTGCCTTTGTGGAAGTTAAAGCTCCCGGGATGAAACCGAGGCCTCTGCAGGTAAAGCGGAAGAGGCAGCTGGAAGCACTTGGCTTTTCAGTGTACGTCATTAACGATGAGGGGCAGATCGGAGGGATGCTGAATGAAATACGAGCCACATGA
- a CDS encoding virulence-associated E family protein, with protein sequence MKIAVGNSRMDKKWKNRDISWEDFKNSVRTTKRTTETVSEFRKMSRARQDSIKDVGGFVGGALREGKRRNGFVLCRSLLTLDMDYAKPGIWDQIESLHDWACCVYSTHKHTPEAPRLRLIIPLSREVSEDEYPALGRMVAKEIGIDLFDDTTYEACRLMYWPSTPSDGEFVFQEKNGEPLVTDVYLSNYADWRDASMWPVSSRQSEVVRREITQQADPLTKSGAVGAFCRAYPIEDAIETFLSDVYEPSAMNGRYDYIPADSSAGLVIYDGKFAYSHHATDPACGKLLNAFDLVRIHRFHDLDDKFPEDTPPGKLPSFRAMTELAVGDERVKLLLAEERRTQAATEFIGSDGDWQKQLELDKAGNVKDTLDNIVIILRHDSELRHIAFNRHRDGIDAKDGLPWKQIKEGWNDSDNAALKVYLSRKYRIYSPTKTKDAVLAVAAERSYHPIKEYLDSLPDWDGISRVETLLIDYFDAEDTSYTRAVIRKTMAAAVARIYSPGTKFDSVLILNGPQGIGKSTFFAKLAGDWFSDSLTITDMKDKSGPEKLQGYWILELGELAGMRKTDVEIVKSFLSRADDKYRASYGVTVENHPRQCIVVGSTNAEGGFLRDITGNRRFWPVRVNGGGTKMPWQMTDEDVRQIWAESLTLYHAGEKLYLEGVNAAMAITNQADAMETDDREGLVRTYLDTLLPEEWDGMSLYERRNFLNGSEFGVDAHKGTKRRQYVCSMEIWTECFGREPSAMRKSDSYEIGAIMRRVTTWEKYQRCNGLFLFQIYGRQRAYVPVQVEQV encoded by the coding sequence ATGAAAATAGCGGTCGGAAACAGCCGCATGGACAAAAAATGGAAGAACAGGGACATTTCGTGGGAGGACTTCAAAAACAGCGTCCGCACGACGAAACGAACCACCGAAACGGTGTCGGAATTCCGCAAAATGAGCCGTGCCCGGCAGGATTCCATCAAGGATGTCGGCGGTTTCGTGGGCGGTGCCCTGCGGGAGGGAAAACGGAGAAACGGCTTCGTTCTCTGCCGCTCTCTGCTGACCCTTGACATGGACTATGCCAAGCCCGGCATCTGGGATCAGATCGAGTCACTCCACGACTGGGCCTGCTGCGTCTACTCCACTCACAAACACACGCCGGAGGCGCCCCGACTGCGGCTCATCATTCCGCTCTCTCGCGAGGTCAGCGAGGACGAATATCCCGCACTGGGGCGCATGGTGGCCAAGGAGATTGGCATCGACCTGTTCGATGACACCACCTATGAAGCCTGCCGCCTGATGTACTGGCCGTCCACACCGTCCGACGGGGAATTCGTATTCCAGGAAAAGAACGGTGAACCTCTTGTCACGGACGTGTACCTTTCTAATTATGCCGACTGGCGGGATGCTTCCATGTGGCCGGTTTCCTCCCGACAGTCGGAGGTTGTGCGGCGGGAGATAACCCAGCAGGCTGACCCGCTGACGAAAAGCGGAGCGGTGGGCGCGTTCTGCCGGGCGTACCCCATCGAGGATGCCATCGAAACTTTCCTTTCGGATGTCTATGAGCCTAGCGCCATGAATGGGCGGTATGATTATATCCCCGCCGATTCCTCCGCCGGGCTGGTGATTTACGACGGCAAGTTTGCATACAGTCACCACGCCACCGACCCAGCCTGCGGGAAACTGCTCAACGCCTTTGATCTTGTGCGCATCCACCGCTTCCACGACCTTGACGACAAGTTCCCGGAAGACACGCCGCCCGGCAAGCTGCCCTCATTCAGGGCTATGACAGAACTTGCCGTCGGGGACGAACGGGTCAAGCTCCTGCTTGCAGAAGAACGCCGAACACAGGCGGCTACAGAGTTTATCGGTAGTGATGGTGATTGGCAGAAACAGCTTGAACTGGATAAAGCCGGCAATGTTAAAGATACTCTCGATAACATTGTTATCATATTACGGCACGACTCGGAACTGCGGCATATCGCATTCAACCGTCATCGCGATGGAATCGATGCGAAAGACGGTCTGCCATGGAAGCAGATCAAAGAAGGATGGAACGATTCTGACAACGCCGCGCTCAAGGTGTATCTAAGCAGAAAATATAGGATTTATTCTCCGACAAAAACCAAAGATGCAGTGTTGGCGGTCGCCGCCGAAAGATCCTATCATCCCATCAAAGAGTACCTGGACAGCCTGCCAGACTGGGATGGCATATCGCGTGTGGAAACGTTGCTGATCGACTATTTTGATGCAGAGGATACGTCTTATACCAGAGCGGTTATCCGTAAAACAATGGCCGCTGCCGTAGCTCGAATTTACAGCCCCGGCACAAAATTCGACAGCGTCCTCATTCTGAACGGACCGCAGGGCATCGGCAAATCCACCTTCTTTGCGAAACTCGCTGGGGACTGGTTTTCCGACAGCCTCACCATTACTGATATGAAAGACAAATCCGGTCCCGAAAAACTGCAGGGATACTGGATTCTGGAACTGGGCGAGCTGGCGGGAATGCGAAAAACCGACGTAGAGATTGTGAAGTCTTTTCTTTCCCGTGCGGACGATAAATATCGCGCCAGCTATGGCGTTACTGTGGAAAATCATCCCCGGCAATGTATTGTGGTTGGATCGACAAACGCTGAGGGCGGATTCTTGCGCGACATCACGGGTAACCGACGCTTCTGGCCGGTTCGTGTAAATGGCGGCGGCACGAAAATGCCGTGGCAGATGACCGATGAAGATGTACGGCAAATCTGGGCGGAATCGCTGACGTTGTATCATGCCGGAGAGAAACTGTACCTAGAAGGTGTCAACGCGGCTATGGCGATCACCAATCAGGCTGACGCGATGGAAACCGACGACCGTGAGGGACTGGTGCGCACCTATCTGGACACGCTGCTGCCGGAGGAGTGGGACGGGATGTCCCTGTATGAACGTCGCAACTTTTTAAATGGCAGCGAGTTCGGCGTGGATGCTCATAAGGGCACAAAACGGCGTCAGTATGTCTGCAGCATGGAAATATGGACGGAATGCTTTGGAAGGGAACCGTCCGCGATGCGGAAATCCGACTCCTATGAGATAGGTGCAATCATGCGGCGCGTTACCACATGGGAGAAATACCAGCGCTGCAACGGGCTTTTCTTGTTCCAAATTTACGGCAGACAGAGAGCTTATGTTCCTGTACAAGTGGAACAAGTCTGA
- a CDS encoding DUF4406 domain-containing protein has protein sequence MLDKCNSEGYPDPTAYEALLRIELAAKASAFRPLVFICSPFAGDIIGNTEKARGYSQFAVSRNCIPIAPHLLFPQFMDDSDQSQRDLAIFMGLVLLSKCLEIWVFGETITAGMSVELTKAKQREMRIRYFTEQCEEVDTP, from the coding sequence ATGTTGGATAAATGTAATTCCGAAGGCTACCCAGACCCTACGGCATATGAAGCCCTGCTTCGAATCGAGTTGGCGGCAAAAGCATCCGCTTTCCGGCCGTTGGTCTTTATTTGCAGCCCCTTCGCGGGAGATATCATAGGTAACACAGAAAAAGCGCGCGGCTACTCGCAATTCGCTGTGTCGAGAAACTGCATCCCAATCGCGCCTCATTTATTGTTTCCGCAGTTTATGGATGATTCCGACCAAAGCCAGCGCGATCTTGCCATTTTCATGGGGCTTGTGCTGCTGTCAAAGTGTTTGGAAATCTGGGTGTTCGGCGAGACAATCACAGCCGGAATGTCTGTTGAGCTGACAAAAGCAAAACAGAGGGAAATGAGAATCCGGTATTTCACCGAACAATGCGAGGAGGTCGACACTCCATGA